One segment of Haemorhous mexicanus isolate bHaeMex1 chromosome 33, bHaeMex1.pri, whole genome shotgun sequence DNA contains the following:
- the STAT2 gene encoding signal transducer and activator of transcription 2 isoform X3, translating to MAQWQEVQSLANTYLEQVHQLYAGSALPMAVRQSLAAWIENQNWRQAAEPLCSQARMLFQSLLFVLGERLGSLGSDREDFMLQHNLRKAHRDLQAEFEEEPERFANLVANLLQEERRILRLGQAGGQGGSAPAPSPAPESGREQQIQRRLAEFHTALQEAERAFRHLEDLQDAFDFCFKVHYQPAPLSSGEERNRDPGYQQELQSLQAKLQNLDRQRREVLAQMQQLLGRSETLQELLQQELGGWRARQQRLCLGGSGDTNLRPLETWFTELGQGLFQLRQLLRALGDLRQKVTYARDPLVAETPLLEQRLQEQLTHLLKSAFVVEQQPSTPNPGKRPLVLRTAGKFSSRARLLVRLHDRNHRMEARIHIDRDPPNIKGFRRFNILTSSSKTLLAGDSPQDGLVCDFQYLTLKEQKDSRAGKGKGASGEGPLVVTEELHLITFTLAYAYCGLELELEATTLPFVIISNNNQFSSAWASILWFNMLSSDPKAQQFFSSPPPAPWPRLAEVLSWQFQSVAERGLSRDNLLMLAKKLLGSKPSPDSTVAWHKFSKDGASGFSFWAWLDGILGLLQEHLKQLWKQGLILGFVSHKQVEKLLRSRRTGTFLLRFSESVLGGVTFTWVEHHETGSPTFPAVEPYTASELVSLALPDIIRDYHTSLEEKNPENPLKFLYPNTPRDEAFGPYYSQRLEGNLSESQKYLNRRLIRVSSRPPHRHQTEEELLVATENLETLQLQPRGQGTPGDLGTPQGVAMSPGTLQVVAMSPGIPQVTPGSFGTPQGVATSPGTLQVVASSPETLQVTPGNLGTPQMVAMSPGTLQVVATSPGTLQVTPGNLGTLQGVATSPGTLQVVAPSPGTLQVVATSPGTLQVTPGNLGTPQVMVTSPGTLQPTGLGTLQPQPQRLEPPHVTPGVPNMQGTLQVAPGAVGSVQVLPGGLQMLQVASGGLGTLQGTVETPQVPEEQGTLPAELRDLELLPGGQDMQELLQGGQDVQELLQSLEGLEAPSGTLGTLGTLGVAELMPDVVATLEESFQLSPGSAALLDQHDPFLPQPEDSAVPSVPSLFTDFPPLQIDASDFQ from the exons ATGGCGCAGTGGCAGGAGGTGCAGAGCTTGGCCAACACTTACCTGGAGCAGGTGCACCAGCTGTACGCGGGCTCGGCGCTGCCCATGGCCGTGCGCCAGTCCCTGGCGGCCTGGATCGAGAACCAGAACTG GCGCCAGGCGGCGGAGCCGCTCTGCTCGCAAGCCCGCATGCTGTTCCAGTCCTTACTGTTCGTACTGGGAGAGcgcctgggcagcctgggctcgGACCGCGAGGATTTCATGCTGCAGCACAACCTGCGCAAGGCTCACCGCGACCTCCAG GCTGAGTTCGAGGAGGAGCCGGAGAGATTCGCCAATCTGGTGGCCaacctgctgcaggaggagcggCGAATCCTGCGCCTGGGGCAGGCGGGGGGGCAG GGCGGTTCGGCCCCcgcgcccagcccggccccggagAGCGGGCGGGAGCAGCAGATCCAGCGGCGCCTGGCCGAGTTCCACACGGCGCTGCAG GAAGCCGAACGAGCCTTCAGGCACCTGGAGGATTTGCAGGATGCCTTCGACTTCTGCTTCAAGGTGCATTAccagccag CCCCTCTGTCCTCAGGTGAGGAGAGGAACCGGGACCCCGGGTACCAGCAGGAGCTCCAATCCCTCCAGGCCAAACTGCAGAACCTGGACCGGCAGCGGCGG GAGGTGCTGGCTCAgatgcagcagcttttggggCGCAGCGAgaccctgcaggagctgctgcagcaggagttgGGGGGCTGGCGGGCGCGGCAGCAGCGCCTGTGCCTGGGGGGCTCCGGCGACACCAACCTGCGCCCGCTGGAGACCTG GTTCACGGAGTTGGGCCAGGGGTTGTTCCAGCTGCGGCAGCTGCTGCGGGCGCTGGGTGACCTGCGGCAAAAGGTGACCTACGCCAGGGACCCGCTGGTGGCAGAGACgcccctgctggagcagaggctgcaggagcagctcacacACCTGCTGAagag CGCCTTCgtggtggagcagcagcccagcacgCCCAACCCCGGGAAGCGGCCGCTGGTGCTGCGCACCGCCGGGAAGTTCTCGAGCCGCGCCCGCCTGCTGGTGAGGCTGCACGACCGCAACCACCGCATGGAGGCGCGGATCCACATCGACAG GGACCCCCCCAACATCAAAGG GTTCCGCCGCTTCAACATCCTGACATCGAGCAGCAAAACGCTCCTGGCCGGGGACAGTCCCCAGGACGGGCTGGTCTGCGACTTCCAGTACCTC ACGCTGAAGGAGCAgaaggacagcagggctggcaaggGCAAAGGTGCCAGCGGCGAG GGTCCCCTGGTTGTGACAGAGGAGCTGCACCTCATCACCTTCACGCTGGCTTACGCCTACTgcgggctggagctggagctggag gccaCCACGCTGCCCTTTGTCATCATCTCCAACAACAACCAGTTCTCCAGCGCCTGGGCCTCCATCCTCTGGTTCAACATGCTCAGCTCGGACCCCAAG gcccaGCAGTTCTTCTcgtcccctcctcctgccccgtGGCCCCGGCTGGCCGAGGTGCTGAGCTGGCAGTTCCAGAGCGTGGCCGAGCGGGGCCTCAGCCGGGACAACCTCCTGATGCTGGCCAAGAAACTCCTGG GCTCGAAGCCGTCACCGGACAGCACCGTGGCCTGGCACAAGTTCTCAAAG GATGGAGCCTCCGGTTTCTCCTTCTGGGCCTGGCTGGACGGgatcctggggctgctccaggagcacctcaagcagctctggaagcaggg ACTCATCCTGGGCTTCGTGAGCCACAAGCAGGTGGAGAAACTGCTCCGCTCCAGGAGGACGGGGACGTTCCTGCTGCGCTTCAGCGAGAGCGTCCTGGGCGGTGTCACCTTCACCTGGGTGGAGCACCACgagacag GGTCCCCCACTTTCCCCGCCGTGGAGCCCTACACAGCCTCGGAGCTGGTGTCGCTGGCCCTGCCTGACATCATCCGTGACTACCACACGAGCCTGGAGGAGAAGAATCCAGAGAACCCCCTCAAGTTCCTGTACCCCAACACCCCCCGGGACGAGGCTTTCGGGCCCTACTacagccagaggctggagg GGAACCTGAGCGAGTCCCAGAAATACCTGAACCGGCGCCTCATCCGCGTGTCCtccag GCCGCCCCACAGGCATCAGAccgaggaggagctgctggtggccaCGGAGAACCTGGAGacgctgcagctgcagccccgagggcaggggacacctggggacctggggacacctcagggggTGGCCATGAgcccagggacactgcaggtgGTGGCCATGAGCCCGGGGATACCGCAGGTCACCCCTGGGAGCTTCGGGACACCTCAGGGGGTGGCTACGAGCCCAGGGACTCTGCAGGTGGTGGCCTCAAGCCCAGAGACACTTCAGGTCACCCCTGGGAACTTGGGGACACCTCAGATGGTGGCTATGAgcccagggacactgcaggtgGTAGCCACGAGCCCAGGGACACTTCAGGTCACTCCTGGGAACCTGGGGACACTTCAAGGGGTGGCCACAAgcccagggacactgcaggtgGTGGCCCCAAgcccagggacactgcaggtgGTAGCCACGAGCCCAGGGACACTTCAG gtCACCCCTGGGAacctggggacaccacaggTGATGGTCACAAGCCCAGGGACACTGCAGCCTACAGGCTTGGGGACACTACAGCCACAGCCCCAAAGGCTGGAGCCACCCCATGTGACACCAGGGGTCCCCAACAtgcaggggacactgcaggtggcaccaggggctgtggggagcgtgcaggtgctgcctggggggctgcagaTGCTGCAGGTGGCCTcagggggcttggggacactgcaggggacCGTGGAGACACCGCAGGTCCCCGAGGagcaggggacactgccagcggagctgagggacctggagctgctgccagggggaCAGGacatgcaggagctgctgcaggggggaCAGGacgtgcaggagctgctgcagtctctggaggggctggaggcgCCCtcggggaccctggggacactggggacactgggagtgGCCGAGCTGATGCCAGATGTGGTGGCGACCTTGGAGGAGAGCTTCCAGCTGAGCCCTG GCAGCGCTGCTCTCCTGGACCAGCACGATCCGTTCCTGCCGCAGCCCGAGGActcggccgtgccctcggtgCCCTCCCTGTTCACCGACTTCCCCCCGCTCCAGATCGACGCCAGCGACTTCCAGTGA
- the STAT2 gene encoding signal transducer and activator of transcription 2 isoform X2: MAQWQEVQSLANTYLEQVHQLYAGSALPMAVRQSLAAWIENQNWRQAAEPLCSQARMLFQSLLFVLGERLGSLGSDREDFMLQHNLRKAHRDLQAEFEEEPERFANLVANLLQEERRILRLGQAGGQGGSAPAPSPAPESGREQQIQRRLAEFHTALQEAERAFRHLEDLQDAFDFCFKVHYQPGEERNRDPGYQQELQSLQAKLQNLDRQRREVLAQMQQLLGRSETLQELLQQELGGWRARQQRLCLGGSGDTNLRPLETWFTELGQGLFQLRQLLRALGDLRQKVTYARDPLVAETPLLEQRLQEQLTHLLKSAFVVEQQPSTPNPGKRPLVLRTAGKFSSRARLLVRLHDRNHRMEARIHIDRDPPNIKGFRRFNILTSSSKTLLAGDSPQDGLVCDFQYLTLKEQKDSRAGKGKGASGEGPLVVTEELHLITFTLAYAYCGLELELEATTLPFVIISNNNQFSSAWASILWFNMLSSDPKAQQFFSSPPPAPWPRLAEVLSWQFQSVAERGLSRDNLLMLAKKLLGSKPSPDSTVAWHKFSKDGASGFSFWAWLDGILGLLQEHLKQLWKQGLILGFVSHKQVEKLLRSRRTGTFLLRFSESVLGGVTFTWVEHHETGSPTFPAVEPYTASELVSLALPDIIRDYHTSLEEKNPENPLKFLYPNTPRDEAFGPYYSQRLEGNLSESQKYLNRRLIRVSSRPPHRHQTEEELLVATENLETLQLQPRGQGTPGDLGTPQGVAMSPGTLQVVAMSPGIPQVTPGSFGTPQGVATSPGTLQVVASSPETLQVTPGNLGTPQMVAMSPGTLQVVATSPGTLQVTPGNLGTLQGVATSPGTLQVVAPSPGTLQVVATSPGTLQVTPGNLGTPQMVATSPGTLQVTPGNLGTPQVMVTSPGTLQPTGLGTLQPQPQRLEPPHVTPGVPNMQGTLQVAPGAVGSVQVLPGGLQMLQVASGGLGTLQGTVETPQVPEEQGTLPAELRDLELLPGGQDMQELLQGGQDVQELLQSLEGLEAPSGTLGTLGTLGVAELMPDVVATLEESFQLSPGSAALLDQHDPFLPQPEDSAVPSVPSLFTDFPPLQIDASDFQ, encoded by the exons ATGGCGCAGTGGCAGGAGGTGCAGAGCTTGGCCAACACTTACCTGGAGCAGGTGCACCAGCTGTACGCGGGCTCGGCGCTGCCCATGGCCGTGCGCCAGTCCCTGGCGGCCTGGATCGAGAACCAGAACTG GCGCCAGGCGGCGGAGCCGCTCTGCTCGCAAGCCCGCATGCTGTTCCAGTCCTTACTGTTCGTACTGGGAGAGcgcctgggcagcctgggctcgGACCGCGAGGATTTCATGCTGCAGCACAACCTGCGCAAGGCTCACCGCGACCTCCAG GCTGAGTTCGAGGAGGAGCCGGAGAGATTCGCCAATCTGGTGGCCaacctgctgcaggaggagcggCGAATCCTGCGCCTGGGGCAGGCGGGGGGGCAG GGCGGTTCGGCCCCcgcgcccagcccggccccggagAGCGGGCGGGAGCAGCAGATCCAGCGGCGCCTGGCCGAGTTCCACACGGCGCTGCAG GAAGCCGAACGAGCCTTCAGGCACCTGGAGGATTTGCAGGATGCCTTCGACTTCTGCTTCAAGGTGCATTAccagccag GTGAGGAGAGGAACCGGGACCCCGGGTACCAGCAGGAGCTCCAATCCCTCCAGGCCAAACTGCAGAACCTGGACCGGCAGCGGCGG GAGGTGCTGGCTCAgatgcagcagcttttggggCGCAGCGAgaccctgcaggagctgctgcagcaggagttgGGGGGCTGGCGGGCGCGGCAGCAGCGCCTGTGCCTGGGGGGCTCCGGCGACACCAACCTGCGCCCGCTGGAGACCTG GTTCACGGAGTTGGGCCAGGGGTTGTTCCAGCTGCGGCAGCTGCTGCGGGCGCTGGGTGACCTGCGGCAAAAGGTGACCTACGCCAGGGACCCGCTGGTGGCAGAGACgcccctgctggagcagaggctgcaggagcagctcacacACCTGCTGAagag CGCCTTCgtggtggagcagcagcccagcacgCCCAACCCCGGGAAGCGGCCGCTGGTGCTGCGCACCGCCGGGAAGTTCTCGAGCCGCGCCCGCCTGCTGGTGAGGCTGCACGACCGCAACCACCGCATGGAGGCGCGGATCCACATCGACAG GGACCCCCCCAACATCAAAGG GTTCCGCCGCTTCAACATCCTGACATCGAGCAGCAAAACGCTCCTGGCCGGGGACAGTCCCCAGGACGGGCTGGTCTGCGACTTCCAGTACCTC ACGCTGAAGGAGCAgaaggacagcagggctggcaaggGCAAAGGTGCCAGCGGCGAG GGTCCCCTGGTTGTGACAGAGGAGCTGCACCTCATCACCTTCACGCTGGCTTACGCCTACTgcgggctggagctggagctggag gccaCCACGCTGCCCTTTGTCATCATCTCCAACAACAACCAGTTCTCCAGCGCCTGGGCCTCCATCCTCTGGTTCAACATGCTCAGCTCGGACCCCAAG gcccaGCAGTTCTTCTcgtcccctcctcctgccccgtGGCCCCGGCTGGCCGAGGTGCTGAGCTGGCAGTTCCAGAGCGTGGCCGAGCGGGGCCTCAGCCGGGACAACCTCCTGATGCTGGCCAAGAAACTCCTGG GCTCGAAGCCGTCACCGGACAGCACCGTGGCCTGGCACAAGTTCTCAAAG GATGGAGCCTCCGGTTTCTCCTTCTGGGCCTGGCTGGACGGgatcctggggctgctccaggagcacctcaagcagctctggaagcaggg ACTCATCCTGGGCTTCGTGAGCCACAAGCAGGTGGAGAAACTGCTCCGCTCCAGGAGGACGGGGACGTTCCTGCTGCGCTTCAGCGAGAGCGTCCTGGGCGGTGTCACCTTCACCTGGGTGGAGCACCACgagacag GGTCCCCCACTTTCCCCGCCGTGGAGCCCTACACAGCCTCGGAGCTGGTGTCGCTGGCCCTGCCTGACATCATCCGTGACTACCACACGAGCCTGGAGGAGAAGAATCCAGAGAACCCCCTCAAGTTCCTGTACCCCAACACCCCCCGGGACGAGGCTTTCGGGCCCTACTacagccagaggctggagg GGAACCTGAGCGAGTCCCAGAAATACCTGAACCGGCGCCTCATCCGCGTGTCCtccag GCCGCCCCACAGGCATCAGAccgaggaggagctgctggtggccaCGGAGAACCTGGAGacgctgcagctgcagccccgagggcaggggacacctggggacctggggacacctcagggggTGGCCATGAgcccagggacactgcaggtgGTGGCCATGAGCCCGGGGATACCGCAGGTCACCCCTGGGAGCTTCGGGACACCTCAGGGGGTGGCTACGAGCCCAGGGACTCTGCAGGTGGTGGCCTCAAGCCCAGAGACACTTCAGGTCACCCCTGGGAACTTGGGGACACCTCAGATGGTGGCTATGAgcccagggacactgcaggtgGTAGCCACGAGCCCAGGGACACTTCAGGTCACTCCTGGGAACCTGGGGACACTTCAAGGGGTGGCCACAAgcccagggacactgcaggtgGTGGCCCCAAgcccagggacactgcaggtgGTAGCCACGAGCCCAGGGACACTTCAGGTCACCCCTGggaacctggggacacctcagatGGTAGCCACGAgcccagggacactgcaggtCACCCCTGGGAacctggggacaccacaggTGATGGTCACAAGCCCAGGGACACTGCAGCCTACAGGCTTGGGGACACTACAGCCACAGCCCCAAAGGCTGGAGCCACCCCATGTGACACCAGGGGTCCCCAACAtgcaggggacactgcaggtggcaccaggggctgtggggagcgtgcaggtgctgcctggggggctgcagaTGCTGCAGGTGGCCTcagggggcttggggacactgcaggggacCGTGGAGACACCGCAGGTCCCCGAGGagcaggggacactgccagcggagctgagggacctggagctgctgccagggggaCAGGacatgcaggagctgctgcaggggggaCAGGacgtgcaggagctgctgcagtctctggaggggctggaggcgCCCtcggggaccctggggacactggggacactgggagtgGCCGAGCTGATGCCAGATGTGGTGGCGACCTTGGAGGAGAGCTTCCAGCTGAGCCCTG GCAGCGCTGCTCTCCTGGACCAGCACGATCCGTTCCTGCCGCAGCCCGAGGActcggccgtgccctcggtgCCCTCCCTGTTCACCGACTTCCCCCCGCTCCAGATCGACGCCAGCGACTTCCAGTGA
- the STAT2 gene encoding signal transducer and activator of transcription 2 isoform X1: MAQWQEVQSLANTYLEQVHQLYAGSALPMAVRQSLAAWIENQNWRQAAEPLCSQARMLFQSLLFVLGERLGSLGSDREDFMLQHNLRKAHRDLQAEFEEEPERFANLVANLLQEERRILRLGQAGGQGGSAPAPSPAPESGREQQIQRRLAEFHTALQEAERAFRHLEDLQDAFDFCFKVHYQPAPLSSGEERNRDPGYQQELQSLQAKLQNLDRQRREVLAQMQQLLGRSETLQELLQQELGGWRARQQRLCLGGSGDTNLRPLETWFTELGQGLFQLRQLLRALGDLRQKVTYARDPLVAETPLLEQRLQEQLTHLLKSAFVVEQQPSTPNPGKRPLVLRTAGKFSSRARLLVRLHDRNHRMEARIHIDRDPPNIKGFRRFNILTSSSKTLLAGDSPQDGLVCDFQYLTLKEQKDSRAGKGKGASGEGPLVVTEELHLITFTLAYAYCGLELELEATTLPFVIISNNNQFSSAWASILWFNMLSSDPKAQQFFSSPPPAPWPRLAEVLSWQFQSVAERGLSRDNLLMLAKKLLGSKPSPDSTVAWHKFSKDGASGFSFWAWLDGILGLLQEHLKQLWKQGLILGFVSHKQVEKLLRSRRTGTFLLRFSESVLGGVTFTWVEHHETGSPTFPAVEPYTASELVSLALPDIIRDYHTSLEEKNPENPLKFLYPNTPRDEAFGPYYSQRLEGNLSESQKYLNRRLIRVSSRPPHRHQTEEELLVATENLETLQLQPRGQGTPGDLGTPQGVAMSPGTLQVVAMSPGIPQVTPGSFGTPQGVATSPGTLQVVASSPETLQVTPGNLGTPQMVAMSPGTLQVVATSPGTLQVTPGNLGTLQGVATSPGTLQVVAPSPGTLQVVATSPGTLQVTPGNLGTPQMVATSPGTLQVTPGNLGTPQVMVTSPGTLQPTGLGTLQPQPQRLEPPHVTPGVPNMQGTLQVAPGAVGSVQVLPGGLQMLQVASGGLGTLQGTVETPQVPEEQGTLPAELRDLELLPGGQDMQELLQGGQDVQELLQSLEGLEAPSGTLGTLGTLGVAELMPDVVATLEESFQLSPGSAALLDQHDPFLPQPEDSAVPSVPSLFTDFPPLQIDASDFQ; this comes from the exons ATGGCGCAGTGGCAGGAGGTGCAGAGCTTGGCCAACACTTACCTGGAGCAGGTGCACCAGCTGTACGCGGGCTCGGCGCTGCCCATGGCCGTGCGCCAGTCCCTGGCGGCCTGGATCGAGAACCAGAACTG GCGCCAGGCGGCGGAGCCGCTCTGCTCGCAAGCCCGCATGCTGTTCCAGTCCTTACTGTTCGTACTGGGAGAGcgcctgggcagcctgggctcgGACCGCGAGGATTTCATGCTGCAGCACAACCTGCGCAAGGCTCACCGCGACCTCCAG GCTGAGTTCGAGGAGGAGCCGGAGAGATTCGCCAATCTGGTGGCCaacctgctgcaggaggagcggCGAATCCTGCGCCTGGGGCAGGCGGGGGGGCAG GGCGGTTCGGCCCCcgcgcccagcccggccccggagAGCGGGCGGGAGCAGCAGATCCAGCGGCGCCTGGCCGAGTTCCACACGGCGCTGCAG GAAGCCGAACGAGCCTTCAGGCACCTGGAGGATTTGCAGGATGCCTTCGACTTCTGCTTCAAGGTGCATTAccagccag CCCCTCTGTCCTCAGGTGAGGAGAGGAACCGGGACCCCGGGTACCAGCAGGAGCTCCAATCCCTCCAGGCCAAACTGCAGAACCTGGACCGGCAGCGGCGG GAGGTGCTGGCTCAgatgcagcagcttttggggCGCAGCGAgaccctgcaggagctgctgcagcaggagttgGGGGGCTGGCGGGCGCGGCAGCAGCGCCTGTGCCTGGGGGGCTCCGGCGACACCAACCTGCGCCCGCTGGAGACCTG GTTCACGGAGTTGGGCCAGGGGTTGTTCCAGCTGCGGCAGCTGCTGCGGGCGCTGGGTGACCTGCGGCAAAAGGTGACCTACGCCAGGGACCCGCTGGTGGCAGAGACgcccctgctggagcagaggctgcaggagcagctcacacACCTGCTGAagag CGCCTTCgtggtggagcagcagcccagcacgCCCAACCCCGGGAAGCGGCCGCTGGTGCTGCGCACCGCCGGGAAGTTCTCGAGCCGCGCCCGCCTGCTGGTGAGGCTGCACGACCGCAACCACCGCATGGAGGCGCGGATCCACATCGACAG GGACCCCCCCAACATCAAAGG GTTCCGCCGCTTCAACATCCTGACATCGAGCAGCAAAACGCTCCTGGCCGGGGACAGTCCCCAGGACGGGCTGGTCTGCGACTTCCAGTACCTC ACGCTGAAGGAGCAgaaggacagcagggctggcaaggGCAAAGGTGCCAGCGGCGAG GGTCCCCTGGTTGTGACAGAGGAGCTGCACCTCATCACCTTCACGCTGGCTTACGCCTACTgcgggctggagctggagctggag gccaCCACGCTGCCCTTTGTCATCATCTCCAACAACAACCAGTTCTCCAGCGCCTGGGCCTCCATCCTCTGGTTCAACATGCTCAGCTCGGACCCCAAG gcccaGCAGTTCTTCTcgtcccctcctcctgccccgtGGCCCCGGCTGGCCGAGGTGCTGAGCTGGCAGTTCCAGAGCGTGGCCGAGCGGGGCCTCAGCCGGGACAACCTCCTGATGCTGGCCAAGAAACTCCTGG GCTCGAAGCCGTCACCGGACAGCACCGTGGCCTGGCACAAGTTCTCAAAG GATGGAGCCTCCGGTTTCTCCTTCTGGGCCTGGCTGGACGGgatcctggggctgctccaggagcacctcaagcagctctggaagcaggg ACTCATCCTGGGCTTCGTGAGCCACAAGCAGGTGGAGAAACTGCTCCGCTCCAGGAGGACGGGGACGTTCCTGCTGCGCTTCAGCGAGAGCGTCCTGGGCGGTGTCACCTTCACCTGGGTGGAGCACCACgagacag GGTCCCCCACTTTCCCCGCCGTGGAGCCCTACACAGCCTCGGAGCTGGTGTCGCTGGCCCTGCCTGACATCATCCGTGACTACCACACGAGCCTGGAGGAGAAGAATCCAGAGAACCCCCTCAAGTTCCTGTACCCCAACACCCCCCGGGACGAGGCTTTCGGGCCCTACTacagccagaggctggagg GGAACCTGAGCGAGTCCCAGAAATACCTGAACCGGCGCCTCATCCGCGTGTCCtccag GCCGCCCCACAGGCATCAGAccgaggaggagctgctggtggccaCGGAGAACCTGGAGacgctgcagctgcagccccgagggcaggggacacctggggacctggggacacctcagggggTGGCCATGAgcccagggacactgcaggtgGTGGCCATGAGCCCGGGGATACCGCAGGTCACCCCTGGGAGCTTCGGGACACCTCAGGGGGTGGCTACGAGCCCAGGGACTCTGCAGGTGGTGGCCTCAAGCCCAGAGACACTTCAGGTCACCCCTGGGAACTTGGGGACACCTCAGATGGTGGCTATGAgcccagggacactgcaggtgGTAGCCACGAGCCCAGGGACACTTCAGGTCACTCCTGGGAACCTGGGGACACTTCAAGGGGTGGCCACAAgcccagggacactgcaggtgGTGGCCCCAAgcccagggacactgcaggtgGTAGCCACGAGCCCAGGGACACTTCAGGTCACCCCTGggaacctggggacacctcagatGGTAGCCACGAgcccagggacactgcaggtCACCCCTGGGAacctggggacaccacaggTGATGGTCACAAGCCCAGGGACACTGCAGCCTACAGGCTTGGGGACACTACAGCCACAGCCCCAAAGGCTGGAGCCACCCCATGTGACACCAGGGGTCCCCAACAtgcaggggacactgcaggtggcaccaggggctgtggggagcgtgcaggtgctgcctggggggctgcagaTGCTGCAGGTGGCCTcagggggcttggggacactgcaggggacCGTGGAGACACCGCAGGTCCCCGAGGagcaggggacactgccagcggagctgagggacctggagctgctgccagggggaCAGGacatgcaggagctgctgcaggggggaCAGGacgtgcaggagctgctgcagtctctggaggggctggaggcgCCCtcggggaccctggggacactggggacactgggagtgGCCGAGCTGATGCCAGATGTGGTGGCGACCTTGGAGGAGAGCTTCCAGCTGAGCCCTG GCAGCGCTGCTCTCCTGGACCAGCACGATCCGTTCCTGCCGCAGCCCGAGGActcggccgtgccctcggtgCCCTCCCTGTTCACCGACTTCCCCCCGCTCCAGATCGACGCCAGCGACTTCCAGTGA